The stretch of DNA CACGCTGATCGTGGCGGTGTTCGGCAAAGGCATCTTTCGTCTGGTGCCGATCATTTCCGGCGTGCTGGTCGGTTTTGCCATGTCGTTCTATTTCGGCGTGGTCGACACCGCGAAGATTGCCGCAGCGCCATGGTTTGCGATTCCACATTTCACCGCGCCGGAGTTCAACTGGCAGGCGATTCTGTTCATCGTTCCGGTGGCCCTGGCCCCGGCGATCGAGCACATCGGCGGCGTGATCGCCGTGGGCAGCGTGACCGGTCGCGATTACCTGAAGAAGCCTGGCCTGCACCGCACCTTGCTCGGTGACGGCATCGCTACCACCGCAGCCGGTCTGTTCGGCGGCCCGCCAAACACTACCTACGCCGAAGTGACTGGCGCCGTCATGCTGACCAAGAACTACAACCCGAAAATCATGACCTGGGCGGCGATCTTCGCCATCACCCTGGCGTTCATCGGCAAGTTCGGCGCGCTGCTGCAAAGCATCCCGGTGCCAGTGATGGGCGGGATTCTGTGCCTGTTGTTCGGCTCGATCGCCGCAGTGGGGATGAACACCCTGATCCGTCACAAGATCGATCTGGGCGAGGCGCGCAATCTGGTGATCGTTTCGGTGACATTGGTGTTCGGGATTGGCGGTGTGCTGGTCGGCACCGGTACCGGTCCGGACGACTTCGGCCTCAAAGGCATCGCGCTATGCGCGGTGGTGGCGATTGCGCTGAACCTGATTCTGCCGGGCAATGATGGCTGGAAGAACAAGAAGGCGGATGAGCCACTGATCTAAATCCTTAGATCTGATCGTTCCCACGCGCAGCAAAGGAATGCCTCTAGGGACGCTCTGCGTCCAGTGACGCGGAGCGTCACGGGCTGCATTCCTTTGCTGCGCGTGGGAATGATCATGTGGGAGCGAGCCTGCTCGCGAAGCTTTTGGCTTTTAAAGGGCCAACGGCGCTCGTTCACACAAGGTGGCCAACGCCTTCGCCCATTGCGGGTCATCGTTCAGGCACGGCACCAGCACCAACTCCTCGCCCCCCGCTTCGCGGAACTGTTCCTTGCCGCGATCGCCGATCTCTTCCAGCGTTTCGATGCAGTCAGCAACAAATGCCGGGCACATCACCAGAATTTTCTTCACGCCGCTTTTCGCCAGCTCATCCAGCCGTGCTTCGGTATACGGTTCGATCCACTTGGCCCGTCCCAGTCGCGACTGAAACGACACTGACCACTTGCCATCCGGGATGCCCATGCGCTTGGCGAACTCTGCCGCCGTGCGCAAACACTG from Pseudomonas sp. P8_229 encodes:
- a CDS encoding uracil-xanthine permease family protein, translated to MQQEFNDPLWRTVLSGAQMLFVAFGALVLMPLITGLDPNVALFTAGLGTILFQIVTGRQVPVFLASSFAFITPIILAKGQFGLAATMGGVMAAGFVYTFLGLAVKIKGTGFIDRLLPPVVIGPVIISIGLAMAPIAANMAMGKAGDGSELIHYQTAMLISMPALLTTLIVAVFGKGIFRLVPIISGVLVGFAMSFYFGVVDTAKIAAAPWFAIPHFTAPEFNWQAILFIVPVALAPAIEHIGGVIAVGSVTGRDYLKKPGLHRTLLGDGIATTAAGLFGGPPNTTYAEVTGAVMLTKNYNPKIMTWAAIFAITLAFIGKFGALLQSIPVPVMGGILCLLFGSIAAVGMNTLIRHKIDLGEARNLVIVSVTLVFGIGGVLVGTGTGPDDFGLKGIALCAVVAIALNLILPGNDGWKNKKADEPLI